GAGCCAAGTTCAAGGGTTTAGGGAAGGAGTTCATTCTCTGAGAGACCATACTCTGGGGTCCCAGCTAGGGGATGGGTCCCCACAGGCTATATCCAGGAGCTTAGCCTGCAGGACAGACAGCAAGGAGGGTTAGGCCTCTGGACTGTCCTGTGttcgtcctcctcctccccctcctcctcctcctcgagGGGCCCACAGGGAGCAAGGCCCTGCCCTGGTCACTCATCCTGAAGAGGCCTAGTGGAACTCTGAGCCCAGGGCCGTCACCTGATCCAGGGGCTCACATTCAGGCCTGGCAGGGGCTCCTTCCACTGCCAGATCCCTTTCAGCTAGAAATTCAATCAGTCCCAGAAGGCCTTATGCTTGGCCCCAGTTCACCAGATATCAGGGTGGGAAAGTCATAAAACCAGCACAAGTGGGGTCCACCAAAGAGGCCAGGATAAGGGGTGTGCATTGGAGGTACCTAGACCTAGCCACCAGAGTGGGAGCCCTCAGGAGCTGGCCTCTGGACAACACCAGGTCCTGGGGAGGCAGCATGGCCTGGTGATTAGTGGCTTGGGCTCTGGACTTACAAAGGAAATGCAGGCTTATATCCTAGCTCagtgccttgctgtgtgaccttgggcaattgcCTTGCCCTCTGCGTACTTTGGTTTCCTCCTTTATAAACTAGAGGTAATAAATTCTGTCCCTCATGAGCTACTATGAGGACTAAACAATATAATCCTCCTGACTCCACCCTGAGTCAGAGCTCCAGACAGGGGAGGCCTATTGTCAGTGGTAATGGGGAGCTTAGAGGCAAGGTTCCAGCTTCCATGCAAAATTGGGtaggagttggggtgggggttgggaggtggaGTGATGTGTTCTGTCAGAACCAGactctctgccacctgcagacTGCCAGGGTTTCTGCCCTGGCCCAGCTGAGGGCCCAACGAACTGAGTGGAGACTGACCCAACACCAATTACCCCGACcagtttttcaaatgaaaaatgtatccCCCATCCTGGGCACTGCCCTGACCCTGGCATTGCTGGGCAGTCTGGGCTCTCTCACACCGATTGCTATAAGCCCCGCTTCTACCCGCAGTGGTGACTGGGGGCCCCCTGGATGGGCCCTACCGGCTCAAGCAGTTCCATTTCCACTGGGGCAAGAAGCACAACGTGGGCTCGGAGCACACAGTGGATGGCAAGTCATTCCCCTGCGAGGTAAGGGCCCTCCTGCATAGGAATGCCTGTACTGCttggggaaggagtgggggaaTGGACAGTCGGGTTTGGTGGCTGCCTGGTGTGGGGATCTGGAGTGAGTGAGGAGGAGCACCCAGGAGCCTTTGGGAGAGACATCCTACACCTACCCCCAGCATAGGGTCTTCCTCCTGGACTTTGCCCACTGCTGTCCTGGTGTCCAGAAGGAATTTTCTGAGGGACAAATCCAGTCCCTTGCTCACAAGCCTTCAAGGACTGAGCTTAGCATTCAAGGCCCTGCATGAACTGGCCTTGCAGGGCCTCATCTTCCCCCAACCTCACCCCACACTGCCCTGCAGGTAGTGAATTCCCTGCTTCCCACACCGGGCTCTTTTATACCTCCAGGCTTTTGCCCATACCTCCAGGTATTCCACCTGGAGTTCCTTTCCCCCAGGGTTCCATTTGATAGCCTCCTAATTATTCTTTGGACTTAGTGCAGTGCCATCCTTAGGGAGTGTCACACTGAATGGCCATTAGCTATTTCATAGTTCATGGCAGGCAGGGCCTGAACCAGATGCCTCTTTGGTTCCCTGGGGCTCAGGAAAGGGTTGGGCCCAGAGCAGGGTGGATGCTATGTGTGCCATTTGAGGGCTTCTGGCGGCCACTTGGGTTGGTAGGCCTGGGAGGTCCGACAGCCTGTCCCTCCTGCAGAGGGGCCTGGAGTCTGATGGGAGTGAAGGAAGCCTGGCTCTGAGCTCCCGTGGCCCCTGGGAGGTgctgagccctggcctggcctgttGTTAAACCTGTAGCTGCACCTGGTTCATTGGAACGCCAGGAAGTACAGCACCTTTGGGGAGGCAGCCTCAGCACCTGATGGCCTGGCTGTGGTCGGTGTATTCTTGGAGGTGAGGGGGCTTTACCCAGGACCAGGAGGGGCATGGGAGGCTTGGTACTGCCTCTGGTTCTAAAACACAGTGGTACTGGGCTCACACTACCCTCTCCCTGACAGATGGGGGACGAGCACCCCAGCATGAACCGCCTGACGGATGCACTCTACATGGTTCGGTTTAAGGTGAGACCAGGGTCCATGCCTCTGACCCAGAGCagcctggtgggagggaggaagaggctaCGGGACGGAGTGGACACATGTGCTCTTCCATTCTGGCAGCAAACCCTCACTGAGATGAAGGGGGCAGGGCAGCACCTGCACCTGACTCCTCTTCACCAGGGTCAGTGGCCCCCCGGAGTGCCCAGCAGGCAGACATGGTAGCCTTGTCTGGTTATAGGATTGATAAGATACTTGTCACATTTGTTCACGGTTGTCTGGCAGGCAGCACCAGTGAGGGCCGCTGAAGGCAAGGGAGAAGATGTGATGGCCAAAGGGCTCCTGGAGCTGCAGCTTTTACATACACGCACATGGGGGGATGGGCCCCGGTCCCGGCTGGGAGATGCCATCTGGGATCACAGACATTTGCCCCCAGTTTGCATCAATGAGCCCAGGAGAAGCTTAGATCCCCTGACAGAAATGGGTGGGGAGGCTGCTGGTCTGGTCCTGGAGGGAGGTCCATGCTGGTTCCTGGGTTCCCTACCCTGCTGCAGGGCACCAAGGCGCAGTTCACCTGCTTCAACGCCAAGTGTCTGCTGCCTGCCAGCCGGCACTACTGGACCTACCCGGGCTCCCTGACGACTCCCCCACTAAGTGAGAGCGTCACCTGGATTGTGCTCCGAGAGCCCATCAGCATCTCTGAGAGGCAGGTGAGTCCTCCAGGTAGAGCATCAGGTGGAAGGATACAGCAGTCAGGGTCCACCCCAGGCAGTGTGACTCTCCCAACCAGCAACCCACAGCCTGTGGTCCCTCCCACCACTGAGGCTCCCATCTTTTGCGAATAAACATTCAGATTCTTAGATGGGAGTTAGCTTGATTGACAGTTGTTAGAACCCAGACACAGGCTGGGAGGGGAGATCCCTGGATCCTGAGGCCACACCTACTGAGTTAGAATCTGAATGCTGCGTTTTCTGATCTCTTAGCTAGATGGGATTGGAACTGGAACTAGGGGGAGCAGGGTCCCGATTCAGAGGCCCTTTAGTGAGTAAATGATTGAGGTTGGGGTCCCAGGAGAGAATGAGTAGCGGAGGCTAGggacaagaagaagaaggggCAGAGCTGACTGCGCAGGGTATGCCAGATGACGAGTCTGGGATCGGAGGGAACCAtagcccccccatccccccctgAGTTTCTATCCTGCCTTCTCAAGATGGAGAAGTTTCGGAGTCTGCTTT
The sequence above is drawn from the Desmodus rotundus isolate HL8 chromosome 12, HLdesRot8A.1, whole genome shotgun sequence genome and encodes:
- the CA7 gene encoding carbonic anhydrase 7: MTGHHGWGYGQNDGPSQWHKLYPIAQGYRQSPINIVSSQAVYSPSLKPLELSYEACTSISIANNGHSVQVDFNDSDDRSVVTGGPLDGPYRLKQFHFHWGKKHNVGSEHTVDGKSFPCELHLVHWNARKYSTFGEAASAPDGLAVVGVFLEMGDEHPSMNRLTDALYMVRFKGTKAQFTCFNAKCLLPASRHYWTYPGSLTTPPLSESVTWIVLREPISISERQMEKFRSLLFTSEEDERIHMVNNFRPPQPLMGRLVKASFRA